The window CTGCAAAACATTGTGCATATAGCTTGTCAATATAACAGAATCCATGATTTACACTTTCTGATAGAATTGCAGCATACCGGTAGTAACATCAACTTCTGGTATGTGTTCAACTGGCTTGCTTTTTGAATTACCCATCCGCACCTCTGTAAGGACAGCACACTAACATTGAATGACATTATACTAACGTGAAATATGAATTGGCACAATTTCAGATAAGTAGAATTCTTGATTTACACAGTTGCGATAATGATTGTGATTCAAATGCTGTTCATTGGAATGTAGTATGCATTCAGTTTCTTATATATGGTATATACATCACAATGGCGTCAGTTTCTTTTTACTTATCAGTAATTGAAATCATTTGCCTATTTCAATAAGTGTGCTCACTTTATATTGTTTTTGTCACTTATTGCTGGTGATGTTGCTGTGAGCTGCAAAATCAAGAAGAGTTGTCAGTTGCTGCTTCAGATGACAAGGCACAGAGGTAAATCACCACTTGATAACTCCTAAAGTGAGTGTCACTTATGTCATGATACAAAAAACTGAATATTCATATAAACCTGGGCCTATATGGCACAAACTCAACAACTATCTTGTCATTGGTTTGCTTCCTTAGTTGTGTCACTCATTTGCCAGCATTGGTGTGTGTTATGCTCCTGAAGTTTGAATACTGGGTTGTCGTACTGTGCTACTGCTGTTCATAATATGTTACACGCCTAAAAGGATGCAATTAGTTGTGACACTCAGTTTCCATCCTTATGCTCCTGATGTTTGAACACTGGGTCGTCGTACTGTGCTATCAGAGATTATGCAAATAGCAAATTTGATGCTGGTGTAAATGGCATAAACTCGGCTTATATGTTATGATTATTTGCTTCTGCAATCAGTTTCCAGCATAACACATATTTGATCCTGGTGTGAATGGCATACAATCTAATTTCCTCTTACCTGGGATTTGTTGGGATTTGTTGTCACTTGCTGCTTCTCTGCTTCTGATGATCCGGCACCGAGTTCAATCGCCACCTGCAAACTGGCAAAGTGAGTGTTTGTATGTACATGCAAATACAAATATGGTTATGATGTTTGCATGTAAACTTGGTGTCAGTTATGTGCAGATGGAGCATTGTGATGAAGTTGTGAGATGCATAACTGAAAACTGTTGCCACCGAGTTGACTCACCACCTCCAAAACTAGAAAGGTGAGTCATATTTTTTAGATGATCCAAAAACCAGAAATACAAATCATGGTATTACTTGCTGATCGTTTGAACAATAAACTGGAAATAACTCAAGTTTCTATCTAAATTTGCGGTGGCATTCTGAAGGTTTGCGGAATAGTTGATCATACTTCGTGCGTACTCAAATTTGCTTCTGTTGTTTGTATGTAAACATGGTCTCAGTTATGTGCAGATAACCGTTGTGAGTTGCGTATATGATAACTGTTGCCACCGAGACGACTCACCACCTGCAAAACTGGAATGGTGAGTCCTATTTTTTAGATGATACAAAAACCAGAAATACAGATCATGGTATTTCTTTCTGATCGTTCGAACAATAAACTGGAAATAACTGTTGTTTCTATCTAGATTTGCGGTGGCATTCTAAACGTTTGCGGAATAGTTGATCATACTTCGTGCGTACTCAAATTTGCTTCTGCTGTTTGTATGTAAACATGCTCTTAGTTTTGTGCAGATAACCGTTGCGAGCTGCGTAACTGGTAACTGTTGCCACCGAGACGACTGACCACCTGCAGAACTGGAAAGGTGAGTGCTAGTTTTTAGATGAACTGGAAAGGCAACGAATTCTGAAGATATAAACTTGGATTCGGTTCTGTGCAGATATAGGCAAAGAATTCTGAAGATGTGGAAGTCAAACTGGGTGACATTAGGATGAATGCCCATAAGATTTGTAAACGGGTTCCAATCCCCCGTACCTAGGTCTCCTAAAATTCAAAAAATTTGTAAGATTTGTAAAATTTGTAAGATTTGTAAACGGGTTCCAATCCCCCGTACCTGGGTTATTAGAGGCATACCTAGATGATAGCGGTTGACGGCGGCCAACCTTGAAGGGTGACGCCGATCCTGATGATCAGCGGCGTATCATACGGGAAAGGGGTTGGTCGCTACGCGGAACAAACGGCTTGCAGTCCGGTGGCGGCGGGAAAGGTGTtgagcggcgatggcggcggcgaacgGTTGAGTGGTGATGGTGGCGGCGTAGGGTTGAGAGGCGGTAATGGGAGAAGAGGGTACGAAGCGAGGATAGGGACGAATCGAGGGCAGGACGGTACGGCTGCGAGGGTTTCAGCTGGGACGAATCGGTCCGCCGGTCTCAGATGGGACGAAACGGTtaattttcgtaggttaaccgttgTAGATTTTTTTAGGGCGGTTTTTTCAGGACGTTTTTCATAGATTAGCGTGTTACCATCCCGTTTTTTCTGTCGGAAGTGGGGAATCGGTGGGTAGCGGTAGGTTGCATCGGGGACGAAAATTGACCGCGcatggtgggacgaaaattgaccggcggagactaccaactgctgcATTAGGAGTAGAGAATGTATACCTTGCTGCTTTTTCgtcaaaataataataaaatctCTTTACTGCAGTTCAGCATCATTTTATTTAGCACCCACCGTGGGCTTTAACGTGTCCAGCCCACgacacctaaccctaaccctaggtgtTGGGCTCTCGATCGATATCTTTCATCGTCGCTCGCGCTGCAGTACTTCACTTTCAGCCTCCGCCGCCGCGTCAGTTAGTGAGGGCGAGATGGCGGCCAGCCGACGCCGCCACGCCCGCTCGCCGGCGGTAGCGCCGCTGGAAGACGACGACCTGCTCTCCGAGATCCTCGTCCGCCTTCCCCCGCAGCCCTCCTCCCTCCCGCGCGCCTCCCTCGTCTGCAAGCGCTGGCGCCGCCTCGTCTCCGACCCCGCCTTCTGCCGCCGCTTCCGCCTCCGCCACGGCCGCAACCCTCCTCTCCTCGGTTTCTTCGACATATTTTGTGACATCTCCTTCATACCTACTCTGGAGGCCCCCGACCGTGTCCCTCCCGGCCGCTTCTCCTTGCAGCtcgacgacggggacggcgactTCATGTCCCTTGGATGCCGCCATGGTCTCGTGCTCATCTACCTTAGGAAGCGCCTCCAGATCCTGGTGTGGGACCCCGTCACCGCCGACCAGCACCGCCTCGCCATTCCTCCTGTGGTTGCGGCATGTAGTGGGGAGACTCTGATCAACGGGGCGGTGCTTCGCGATGCTGGAGACGTCCAACACTTCCAGGTGGTCCTGGTAGTGGCATATGATGACGACCAACAACACAGACAAGCGCTCGCCTGTGTTTACTTGTCGAAGACAGGCTTATGGGGAGATCCCATCAAAACACTCCTTCCACACCAGGCAGTCCAAGCCGATGTAATCAGTTTTCCCACCGTGGTTTCTACAGATGTTGCTGTGCTGGCTGGAGATTCCCTTTACTGGCTGCTTGTTGGGAATTTCACTGGCATTCTCGAGTTTGATTTGGAGAAGCAGAGGCTAGCTGTGATACGACTGCCAAAGGAGGTCAGCTGCTGGAAGCTTATGCGGGCAGAGGGCGGTGGGCTTGGTCTCCTCAGGATGCCAGATTCAAACTGCAACACCCAGTTATGGAAGAGGAAGACCAATTGTGATGGTGTTGCTTCATGGGTGCTTGGAAGGACTATGAATCTGGAGAATATACTTCCCCTGAAACCAGAGGAGAAAGGGGCCATTGCGATACTAGCGCTTGCTGAAGGCAATAATGTGTTGTTGCTGTGGACTATTATCGGCCTCTTCGTGGTCAATCTTGAGTCATTAAAGTTCAAGAAGCTTTTCAAAACTATGATAGTTTCTCAGTATTATCCATTTGAAAGTGTCTACACTGCAGGTAATACCATGTCTTACGCCGCGGTTAGAACAAAACTAAGTTATGTTTCGATAAGTGGCTGATGAAATTATGTTCACATCATTTTGTGTTAAGCCGACATTTTGTTTATTTTGCTGCTTCATGACCAGCAGTGTCATGTACTTATGTCCTGATGCTTgtgtggtactccctccgttcattgtTATAAGAGATGTTTAGAATATTTCAGTATGGAttacatacggactgaaatgagcGAACAACacactaaaatgcatctatatacacccGATTCAGAAAAAAACagaacatcttataatagtgaacggagggagtagcttttaatGTAATGACTATGTtatagaaaaaaaatctattagttGTATCTAATTTACTTTATGTTCTTTAGCCTGGCAGTTCCTATCATATGAATATCCATACAATAAAACAATCATTACCTGTGTTTGAGAAAATAAACAATGGTAAGCATTTTTTTGTACAATAACTTCACTAAGTGTTATCTTACCCGCCTATTGATAGATGCAAGAATTGTCTACTGGTACTGTTTGTGAATAGCTGGAGCCCCATTTTTTTTGACTGATGTGATGCACAACAGTTGGAAATTAACTACATAAAAAGCCAGTTGAACCAACTAGGTAGCTCAATAGGTACATTTGGAAGCTTAGTTAGCCCTAGCTATATTTCTTTCATTCAGTTTTCTCATATCTGCTGATATTGTTTATGATCTTAAATCCATAATAACtacttgattttaaattttggtgCATGTTTGAGAAAAAAAAACAATGGACACCAAGATTGGCAAAAAGAGAAGTGATAGCTGAACTAAAGTTCGCTGTTGCTGCGTTTTGATATCTGCAACATGTTGCAGCTATACATGCCTTAGCTACTAATTAAGTCAGGATGTTCACTTGTGACAATTGCCGACGTTCTGTTGTTCTCAAACCAGTGATAAATAGCATGTTTACTGGTGGTGAAACTGAAAGAGAAACGAGTCTGGCCTTTTTGGTTGGTACAATTTCAATGAAGATTATTGTTCTACCTGCAGACGAGGTGGATCCTACCTTCTGGGCACCTTGCCGATAGATCCTGGTAGGAGAAGTGCCGTCCGATCGTGTCATTGCAGTTGGAGAGTCCCagctatttttctgttttttttgtgtTCGAACCTGTTTCATGCCAGGACATACAGCTGACCGGATCACCTTTTTTTGGGTCGATTAgtactagttgcttgctgcaggatCTAGGTGATCAACGTTGCTGGGTCTTTAGTTGGTTATTGAAGGATCTAGATGATCAGCGTTCCCGGATCATTGATTAGGTTATGGTCAGCTTGTTTTTAGATGAGAGTTAAATTTCGAGTTGAAAAGCGGAAGGGTCtcaccaaatccgttgcttgttagTTATGTTCCTGAGAGGGTATCTGAGAGTTGCTAGTGTGAACATTGATCTAATCAATCTGGGCGCCAGTTTTGGCTTCAGTTTCTTGCATCTTGCTTGATTTGAAGTGTATGCTACCACTATAGTTCATTGTTGCTTCGTCGAGCACTGTGAAAGATTGGGTGCCAACACCCTCGCTTTAGCGTCTTGCTAGTTTGTGCATCATCacaaaaatagtactccctccgtttctaaatataagaccttttagagatttcaatacagactacatacggatgtatatagacgcgttatagagtgtagattcactcattttgctccgtatgtagtctgtattggaatctctaaaaaggcttatactccctccgttcctaaatgtaagtctttgtagagattccactataaactgcatacagatgtatatagatgcattttaagtttagattcattcattttgcaccgtatgtagtccatctagtgaaatctctaaaaagacttatatttaggaacggagggagtagtatttaggaAGGGAGGGAGTATGAGGTAGCTGCATGTTTTTCCTCAAGATAAAATAATACAACAGTTCGAAGTTGAAAACAACTACATGAAAACTAGCTTGCACCAACTGAAATATGAAATGGGTAGCTCACTAGGTGTGTTTGAAGCTAAAAGATAGTTCTATTTGTTTCATTCAATATTAGTATCTCTACTTATCTCGCTCCTAATCTTAAATCCATAATGACGAATTTTCTTGAAATTTACTAGATAATTGTTCCTTTTACCACTTTTAGGAGAGTCCTGCTACGAGCGAGTAGCAAGTCCATTTGTACTAGGGAAAACTAATACATTGAGTTCATTTTTTTTCGGTCTAAATTTGTTTGAAGATAATCTAAATCTGAACTTGCTAGAATTTATTATGTGATCTTTTTCAGGCTAAATTTATTTGAATATAATCTAAATATTAATAGCCTTGATCTATATTTTCCAATATGGCATGGAATGAGCTTAAAAGTTATGTCTCTTCTGAGTTCTGCCCAGCTAATGGTCTGAGTGTGCATCTTCATTTATTAAAAAAAATACTATAGCATCTTCATTTTTATGATAGTAATCAGTTTATACTGTTTTTTGAATATTCATTAACTTTGATAGTGGGTATGTTTTTTGTAATATGTTCCTAATGTTGTTTCAAAATTGGttcctttttttatttgaactACAGCTGTGAGTTCATCTAAACATCTTTTTGATGCCTCTCGTATCTATTTGGCTTTTCATTGGCTTGTTATTGGTTATTTGACTTCTTATGCTTGCAGAAACAGACATTGGTGGTGGACATGATGGAGCTGATCTTTTGCACAAGACATAAGATGATTGTCCAGTTATATATGCTATGTGATGTACCGGTTGAGCAGGTACGCATATCTTCTGCATGTATGTGTTATCTGAACCGTTCTTAAAAAACGTACTGCTTTGCCTTTTGTTGTCATTTCTCAAGTACCAAATTGCAAGAGAGGACTCTTCAGATTTTCTCTACAACTCTTTGCTTAGCTATAGCCCACCTCCTATCATGCTTTGATGCCAGGCTAAATCTTTAATCTTGTCTCCATACTCCCAAAGTTCCTGCTGGGTAATGAGTGGGTTCTTCTCCCTCTAGCCCCTCCAGTGATTGATGATACAGGACCTTTCCTCATTCCCTGCCTGTTTATGCATATGTTTTGTGCCTGCTCAGAGATTAGAATGATTTCATGCAGGCAGTAGCAAATGAACTACAAACCCTCTCGCCTCTCCTGTGCTTCTGCGATTTATTTCTGCTTTACTTTTACTCGTTGCTGCATTACCTTTAACTTCTGTTTTCTGTGGCCATGGTTCTATCATATCCTAGTTTGCTTTGAATGTTGTCCCGTCTACACAAGTGATTTATAACTAACAGTACCTGAGAATTTGGTTTGAAAGTTCTTTTTTTATATGGACTTACAGAATTGCCATTTCATGTTGCTGCTTATTTTGGATCATTGTGATACCTACTGAACTACGATTGTCGCAATATTTGAAGAGTATACCTTCGTTAAATCTTATACTGCTGCTTATAGAAGAGTTTTATGGATGACTATTCTAGTTTTAGGTTGTTTTGTTAAACATTTTCCCAGCATGTCATTTGGTGTCTGCCAAACTTGCATAAATATGTAATTGGCTATTAGCCACTATTATAATTTGGCAGCTCTAAACTGTACGTAGTATGCTTTGTGTGGAGTattttttttttcagttttggCCACTATTGATGTTTAATACTTCATACAAAACACATGATCAAAATATAATGACTAGATTCACTATGAAAACTGCCTTTTCTCAATAATgccattttttatttttactagcaTGTTACCATTAAAATAGGGGTGAAAGTATTGCTTGATACTTAGAGAGTAGTATAAAAGACATTTCGGACCAAAAGAAGTTTCTGGTATAGTAAGAAGACGCCTGACCCATTGCTTGAGCCTTGTATTGCAAGTTGATGAAATTCGATTTGTTTGTGACTAGCTAGCTCATTCATTTCTAAAAAGCATGCCATGAGCTAGAAACCGGACATCTATGCTATCTTACTCTACGCAGACCAAATGTAGCCAAAAACCAGACATCTATGCTATCTCACATCTAAGGTGTGCTACTGCACTACAGATTACCGGTTCTCTGGTTCAATTGTTGGTTCTATCTAATAATGCTGAGGGTTCTACTTTGGGCCTTTTTGACACGATTTTCAAAATTCTGAAGCTGATGTTTTTCTGTTTCTAGCCATAGAAAATTATGATATCAACTCCAATAGCTTTTCCTGATTGAATAATACATTTTGTTTGACTGATGATATTGCTTGCTCTGCAGGAATCTACAGTTACATTTTGTTGGCTGAGATGCAGAAGTTGCTTGTCAAGTGTAGTTTCTTCCATCTGTATGCTTGACGCCGAGATTGAGCCTCTATGTAGCATGCACTCTTACAGCTCTGGAGTGAACCTGTAGGAATTAATCGCCTGTGATTTGCTAATTTCCGTAGACATTCGTCGACTGGTACTTGCTTCGTGGTTTGCTTAATTTGCCTTGTGAGGCAAGCATGTTGTCGTGAGCTTAACTATCAACTGATCTTGCTTGCATTTTATTATCTTCTGTGTTGTATCAGCAGGGAGAGATTTCGACGTCCGATTtgtctgtttttcttttcttttacctATTCTCTACCTGGTTCCGAGCTCAGTATCTAGAAGCTTAATTAGTTCCGAGCTCCTGTATGGTGAAACGCAGCTGGTGCTGGCGATGCTGGGAAGGGCTTGTTTGCTAACGGAAACAGAAATGACTACCATATTTTTTTTTTAAAGAAACAGCTCTTCAAAAGTGAGTAGCGGCCTAAAAAACTGAAGATGTTTTTGATGCATTCATGGCTGAGCTCCCATGTAACTTTGATCTGTTATCTAATTTCTGGCACGATTAGCcaacttgcttcacttaaattgtgTGGCGCtcagtactactccctctgttccgaaatatAAGTTGTTGGGGGCAAATGTTCCGACCAGGTGAAAATGGGCAAATGGACGTTTATACCCTCAATTTAAATTTTGAATCAGGTCGCTGGATTGTCTTCCACCTTTGCCCCCGCCCTCCACCTCCGCTTTCGCCCCCGCCCTCCACCTCCACCCATGCCGTCCTAGGGCTCCTCCTGGCCTGTGCGCGCCCAGGTGGTGCTCTGCTGCTACCTGCTGATGGAGGCGGGCTGCTCCTGTCCGCTGGTGGAGTCGAGTTGCTGCTCTACTGCCGGCTGCTGGTGAAGGCGAGCTGGTGCCCGTGCGCGCCCAGGGGAGCTGCTGCCGCTGAAGTACTCACTACACACAGGAGTTGTTGCCGCTGAAATACTTGCCGCTGCGCAGGAGCTGCTCGCCTAGGTTCATCTCCTCGCCCAGTACCCGCTCTGCATCAATTTGATGATCATAAACAATCTAATGATCATAAACACTTGCTCATCTGAGTAAACAATTTGATGATCATAAACCAGAGTAATTCAAAGAGATATTTGCTGCCAAGAATTCAAGAGAAGAGTAATTCAAGAGATAATTGCTGCCAATGATTCAAGTGTTACTCCATCAGTATTTGTTCAGATTATTGTACAGTGTACAGACTTGGTACTGAATTTGGCATAACTTTCAAATTATTGTACCACTAATATGTGCATATATAGATGTACTGATGGACTAGAAGAATGCCAAATGAATATACTTGGAGTATACTGATGGAGTATGAATTAACCTGTACCGTACATAAAGCAAAATTCAGAACAGTGTGCGTATTACTTCAAAGCAAAATACTCCTTTCAAACTTCTTGTAGTCCTTCAAAAatgaaatagaaaaaggaaaatgtTTTAGTTTACTTTGATTAACAGAAAAACTCCTACTCCAAATTGCTACTTTAGGTTTAGCAAGTACTCCAGGTTTAGCAAGTTTCAAGTTTATCTTGATTAACAGTAGCAGAAATTAGCGGCTAATCCAGAAATGT is drawn from Triticum dicoccoides isolate Atlit2015 ecotype Zavitan chromosome 6B, WEW_v2.0, whole genome shotgun sequence and contains these coding sequences:
- the LOC119325191 gene encoding uncharacterized protein LOC119325191 gives rise to the protein MAASRRRHARSPAVAPLEDDDLLSEILVRLPPQPSSLPRASLVCKRWRRLVSDPAFCRRFRLRHGRNPPLLGFFDIFCDISFIPTLEAPDRVPPGRFSLQLDDGDGDFMSLGCRHGLVLIYLRKRLQILVWDPVTADQHRLAIPPVVAACSGETLINGAVLRDAGDVQHFQVVLVVAYDDDQQHRQALACVYLSKTGLWGDPIKTLLPHQAVQADVISFPTVVSTDVAVLAGDSLYWLLVGNFTGILEFDLEKQRLAVIRLPKEVSCWKLMRAEGGGLGLLRMPDSNCNTQLWKRKTNCDGVASWVLGRTMNLENILPLKPEEKGAIAILALAEGNNVLLLWTIIGLFVVNLESLKFKKLFKTMIVSQYYPFESVYTAETDIGGGHDGADLLHKT